In the genome of Pseudomonas sp. LBUM920, one region contains:
- the fliD gene encoding flagellar filament capping protein FliD, with the protein MGDISVSGPVTGIDTQQIVTALVNAEQAPKQSQINKQTQTSTAQLSSIGKIQAALDAFRGAMDNMTKDASIGGLTATTSDANVSTVTLGAGASAGSYQLIVNQLATASKVATQNYPTGAKTVVNTGTTATTLEISQSGQSYGVSVPPGATLQQVRDSINAQYSSAGLSANILTDATGSRLVMTSTNTGAGTDITLGGNSGLEAGSSVVGEPPQNAKYTIDGTAQESKSNTLTEAISGVSIKLTAVSPLPAGITGALPDGMTRVASTITVTRSNDTLKSSVKGFVDTYNALMTAMNTETAVTNNADGSTTRAALTGDATMRSLQTALRSELNALTGTGTLKSLAQFGVNTDSGTGKLSIDDKVFGAAILTNPTDIGGIFNGDNGLLARMKTATDSYALSNTGVLATRSSTLSANIKDLQNQQDTLTARMAALKTSLTAKYTTMNNLVAQLTSQRSSVMSTLNALNKSSSDS; encoded by the coding sequence ATGGGTGATATATCAGTTAGCGGCCCCGTTACGGGCATTGATACCCAGCAGATCGTGACGGCATTGGTGAACGCGGAACAGGCGCCGAAGCAGTCGCAGATCAACAAGCAGACGCAAACGTCGACTGCCCAGCTGTCCTCGATCGGCAAGATTCAAGCCGCGCTGGATGCCTTCCGTGGTGCCATGGACAACATGACCAAGGACGCCAGTATCGGCGGCCTGACCGCGACGACGTCGGATGCCAACGTGTCTACCGTTACCCTGGGTGCCGGTGCCTCCGCGGGCAGCTACCAGCTGATAGTCAACCAGTTGGCGACCGCCTCGAAGGTTGCTACCCAGAATTATCCAACCGGCGCGAAAACCGTCGTCAATACCGGCACCACCGCGACGACCCTGGAAATTTCCCAGTCAGGTCAGAGTTACGGGGTCAGTGTTCCGCCAGGCGCGACGCTGCAGCAAGTGCGTGACTCGATCAACGCGCAATACAGCAGTGCTGGCCTGAGTGCCAACATTCTGACTGACGCCACCGGTTCTCGCCTGGTGATGACGTCGACCAATACCGGCGCCGGCACGGACATTACCCTGGGGGGTAACTCCGGCCTGGAAGCGGGTTCGTCGGTTGTGGGTGAACCACCGCAAAACGCTAAATACACCATTGACGGCACGGCTCAGGAATCCAAGAGTAATACCCTGACCGAGGCGATCAGTGGTGTGAGCATCAAGTTGACGGCGGTGTCGCCTCTGCCGGCCGGGATCACTGGGGCGCTCCCTGACGGCATGACGCGCGTGGCCTCGACCATTACGGTCACCCGCAGCAACGACACCCTCAAAAGCTCGGTAAAGGGTTTTGTCGACACCTACAACGCCTTGATGACTGCGATGAACACCGAAACTGCAGTGACTAACAACGCGGACGGTTCCACCACGCGCGCTGCGCTGACAGGTGATGCCACCATGCGCTCCCTGCAGACGGCTTTGCGTAGCGAGTTGAACGCGTTGACGGGCACGGGCACTTTGAAGTCTCTGGCCCAATTCGGAGTGAACACTGACTCGGGCACCGGCAAGTTGAGTATTGACGACAAGGTGTTCGGTGCGGCCATCTTGACCAACCCTACCGACATCGGCGGTATTTTCAACGGTGACAATGGCCTGTTGGCGCGCATGAAAACCGCGACCGACAGCTACGCGCTGAGCAACACCGGCGTGCTCGCCACGCGTTCGTCGACGCTGTCGGCCAACATCAAGGACCTGCAGAACCAGCAGGACACCCTGACCGCGCGCATGGCCGCGCTGAAAACCAGCCTGACCGCCAAATACACGACGATGAACAACCTGGTGGCCCAGCTCACCAGCCAGCGTTCCAGTGTCATGAGCACGCTCAACGCGCTGAACAAGTCGTCCTCGGACAGCTGA
- a CDS encoding flagellar protein FlaG, with amino-acid sequence MDMSVKLNLSYPAAAPQSAPAPVTADPQQTKVDPTVATGEPRQDSKSSDLEQAVTDIRKFVQAAQRNLDFSIDDSTHQVVVKVIATDSGEVIRQIPSETALKLAQSLHDASSVLFDAKV; translated from the coding sequence ATGGACATGAGCGTCAAGTTGAACCTGTCTTATCCAGCAGCGGCGCCGCAGAGCGCGCCTGCCCCTGTGACAGCCGACCCGCAGCAAACCAAGGTAGACCCCACGGTTGCCACGGGCGAGCCCAGGCAAGACTCGAAATCCTCCGACCTTGAACAGGCGGTAACGGATATTCGCAAATTCGTCCAGGCTGCCCAGCGCAACCTGGATTTTTCCATTGATGACTCCACCCATCAGGTGGTGGTCAAGGTCATTGCGACCGACAGTGGCGAGGTCATTCGTCAAATCCCTTCGGAAACGGCATTGAAACTCGCACAAAGCCTTCACGACGCCAGCAGTGTGTTGTTTGACGCCAAAGTCTGA
- a CDS encoding flagellin, whose protein sequence is MALTVNTNLASLNVQNNLNKASGALQTSMQRLSSGLRINSAKDDAAGLQISNRLTSQINGLGVAIKNANDGSSIAQTAEGAMQQSTNILQSMRTLALQSANGSPSADDRKSNQAQYAALTAELTRIATTTTFGGKNLLDGSFGTTSFQVGANANQTIDMSIGNVAANNIGSQQLKSQGVAPSATGVAGGALTVTGGGQSKNLTIAAGASAGQIAAQMNGAVGGLAATASTVAQFTVDSAAIAAATPASANFTLQVGSGAAVQFTGVVKASDLADQLKSNAAKLGITVNYDSTTQALSVKSDTGENLTFNAGDAGAIAGVKVATLDGTGTAGTAVALANTAIIATGAVSLNSSSSYSLSGAGVTGLFAATGTAANSTKTTVNNTDITTAANAQNSIDVITQAISDIDSQRAGLGAVQNRFDNTVANLQSISDNSSAARGQIQDVDYAAETAQLTKQQTLQQASTAILSQANQLPSAVLKLLQ, encoded by the coding sequence ATGGCTTTAACAGTAAACACCAACCTTGCTTCGTTGAACGTTCAGAACAACCTGAACAAGGCTTCTGGCGCCCTGCAAACTTCCATGCAGCGTCTGTCCTCCGGCCTGCGTATCAACAGCGCCAAAGACGATGCGGCCGGCCTGCAAATCTCCAACCGTCTGACCAGCCAGATCAACGGCCTGGGCGTTGCAATCAAGAACGCCAACGACGGCAGCTCGATTGCTCAGACCGCTGAAGGCGCCATGCAGCAGTCCACCAACATCCTGCAAAGCATGCGTACCCTGGCTCTGCAATCCGCCAACGGCTCGCCAAGCGCTGACGACCGTAAGTCGAACCAGGCTCAATACGCAGCACTGACTGCTGAATTGACCCGTATCGCTACCACCACTACTTTCGGTGGCAAGAACCTGCTGGACGGTTCTTTCGGTACCACTTCGTTCCAGGTCGGCGCCAACGCTAACCAGACCATCGACATGAGCATCGGTAACGTTGCAGCCAACAACATTGGTTCGCAGCAGCTGAAATCCCAAGGCGTTGCTCCAAGCGCAACAGGCGTTGCCGGCGGCGCACTCACCGTTACCGGTGGCGGCCAGTCCAAGAACCTGACCATCGCTGCCGGTGCTTCGGCCGGGCAGATCGCTGCGCAAATGAACGGCGCTGTAGGCGGCCTGGCTGCTACTGCCAGCACTGTTGCCCAGTTCACCGTTGACTCCGCTGCCATCGCTGCTGCAACCCCTGCCAGCGCCAACTTCACCTTGCAAGTCGGTAGCGGTGCTGCGGTTCAGTTCACTGGCGTGGTCAAAGCTTCTGACCTGGCTGACCAACTGAAGTCCAACGCTGCCAAACTGGGCATCACCGTTAACTACGATTCGACCACTCAAGCGCTGTCGGTCAAGTCCGATACCGGTGAGAACCTGACCTTCAACGCTGGCGACGCCGGTGCTATCGCAGGCGTCAAGGTTGCCACCCTGGATGGTACCGGTACTGCCGGCACTGCCGTTGCTCTGGCTAACACCGCTATCATCGCAACCGGCGCAGTTTCCCTGAACTCCTCCAGCAGCTACTCGCTGAGCGGCGCTGGCGTGACGGGTCTGTTCGCAGCTACCGGTACTGCTGCCAACTCCACCAAAACCACCGTCAACAACACTGACATCACCACTGCTGCCAACGCACAGAACTCGATCGACGTGATCACTCAGGCGATCTCCGACATCGACTCCCAGCGTGCCGGCCTCGGTGCTGTACAAAACCGTTTCGACAACACCGTTGCCAACCTGCAGAGCATCTCCGACAACTCCAGCGCCGCTCGCGGTCAGATCCAGGACGTTGACTACGCTGCAGAAACTGCTCAGCTGACCAAGCAACAAACCCTGCAACAGGCTTCCACTGCGATCCTGTCCCAGGCCAACCAACTGCCATCCGCTGTACTGAAGCTGCTTCAGTAA
- a CDS encoding ketoacyl-ACP synthase III translates to MIGIKSIASYVPADGVDNYAQGAKFAKDEDFIIGKIGSAFLPRKDAAQETSDLCVEAVNALFANNPDLKRESIDALIVVTQNGDEEGLPHTAAIVQDKLGLPTHVAAFDISLGCSGYVYGIYAMKGFMEATGLKNGLLITADPYSKIVDPEDRNTTMLFGDAATATWMGEDAPWLLGKSKFGTDGSGALHLKVSDGVFFMNGRQVFNFALLKVPAHLHELLNESELKADEIDAFCIHQGSAAIVDAVARRFEDAPVEKFIKDMVETGNTVSSSIPLLLEKHMMDGDWKRVAISGFGVGLSWGSAILYRP, encoded by the coding sequence ATGATTGGCATAAAAAGCATCGCCAGTTACGTGCCGGCAGACGGGGTTGATAACTACGCCCAGGGCGCCAAATTCGCCAAGGATGAGGATTTCATCATTGGCAAGATCGGTTCGGCGTTCCTGCCGCGCAAGGATGCTGCGCAGGAAACCTCCGACCTGTGCGTCGAGGCGGTCAACGCCTTGTTTGCCAACAACCCTGATTTGAAGCGCGAGTCCATCGACGCGCTGATCGTCGTGACCCAGAACGGCGATGAGGAAGGCTTGCCCCACACGGCCGCCATCGTCCAGGACAAGCTGGGCCTGCCGACCCACGTGGCGGCGTTTGATATCTCGCTGGGTTGCTCGGGCTATGTCTACGGCATCTACGCGATGAAAGGCTTCATGGAAGCCACCGGCCTGAAAAACGGCCTGCTGATCACCGCCGACCCGTATTCGAAGATCGTTGATCCGGAAGACCGCAACACCACCATGCTCTTCGGCGATGCCGCCACTGCCACCTGGATGGGCGAAGATGCGCCGTGGTTGCTCGGCAAGTCGAAGTTCGGCACCGACGGTTCCGGTGCGCTGCACCTTAAGGTCAGCGACGGCGTGTTTTTCATGAATGGCCGCCAGGTGTTCAACTTCGCCCTGCTCAAAGTGCCGGCGCATTTGCACGAGCTGCTCAACGAGTCTGAGCTTAAGGCTGACGAGATTGATGCGTTCTGCATTCACCAGGGCAGTGCGGCGATTGTCGACGCCGTGGCGCGACGGTTTGAAGACGCACCGGTGGAGAAATTCATCAAGGACATGGTCGAGACTGGCAATACCGTGTCTTCCAGCATTCCACTGCTGCTTGAAAAGCACATGATGGACGGCGACTGGAAGCGTGTTGCGATCAGTGGCTTTGGTGTCGGTTTGTCGTGGGGTTCGGCGATTCTCTATCGTCCGTGA
- a CDS encoding flagellar hook-associated protein 3 has protein sequence MRISTQQYFDTSSAKYQDNYSGVVKAQDQASSGVRVQTAADDPVAAAQLLMLQQQKDMLGQYNGNITSLQNSLTNEESVLASINTAMQTASGLALQAGNLKLSNDDRKAIAAQVGALEDQVLGLLNTKDSSGNYMFSGAKTDTPPYSRNNDGTYTYQGDETPLSLQVSSNLTIAAGDTGKTLLESSGNTGRTQATILPPAVNDGKVAISAGLVTSGTAYTKNFADGQPYKLTFSSSTQYSVTDKDGNDVTSEITGNGTFDSTKEGASSVNLRGVKFDISLNLGSDVASGAPSDALVAGKAFTLESKPDTFSSSRTASNPSTAQLTGGRVTDQAAYASTFPNSGAVIKFTSGNDYEVYAQPYSANSKSIATGTMATGATSITAAGVTFDVSGAPGAGDQFSVSATSNKNMNALDTLGQLRKALETPADGDPVAMNKLKDVINTSIGNLANASAQIDQVRGSIGARQNALDIQSQENTSLGLANTSTMSSLANVDMGQAAIDLTLQQTMLQASQLAFVKISQLSLFSRM, from the coding sequence ATGCGTATCTCTACACAGCAGTATTTCGACACCAGCTCCGCCAAATATCAGGATAACTATTCGGGTGTGGTGAAGGCTCAGGACCAGGCCAGCTCCGGTGTGCGTGTGCAGACCGCTGCGGATGATCCGGTAGCCGCCGCGCAACTGCTGATGCTGCAACAGCAAAAAGACATGCTGGGCCAGTACAACGGCAACATCACCAGCCTGCAAAACTCGCTGACCAACGAGGAAAGCGTGTTGGCGAGCATCAACACGGCCATGCAAACCGCCAGCGGCCTGGCGTTGCAGGCGGGTAACCTCAAGCTCAGCAACGACGACCGCAAGGCCATCGCCGCTCAGGTTGGCGCGCTCGAAGACCAGGTATTGGGCCTGCTCAACACCAAGGATTCCAGCGGCAACTATATGTTTTCCGGGGCCAAGACCGACACGCCGCCCTACAGCCGTAACAACGATGGCACCTACACCTACCAGGGTGATGAGACGCCGCTGAGCCTGCAAGTGTCGAGCAACTTGACGATTGCGGCGGGCGATACCGGCAAGACGCTGCTGGAAAGCTCCGGCAACACCGGGCGCACTCAGGCGACGATTTTGCCGCCGGCGGTCAACGACGGCAAAGTCGCAATTTCGGCGGGTCTGGTCACCTCGGGCACCGCTTACACGAAGAATTTTGCCGACGGCCAGCCGTACAAGCTGACCTTCTCCAGCAGTACCCAATACAGCGTGACCGACAAGGACGGCAACGACGTTACGTCCGAGATCACCGGTAACGGCACATTTGATTCCACCAAGGAAGGCGCGTCCAGCGTCAACCTGCGCGGGGTCAAGTTCGACATCAGCCTGAACCTTGGGTCTGACGTGGCCTCGGGCGCACCGTCTGATGCGCTGGTGGCGGGCAAGGCCTTTACGCTGGAAAGCAAGCCGGACACGTTCAGCAGTTCGCGCACAGCCAGTAATCCGTCTACGGCGCAGTTGACCGGTGGCCGGGTCACGGACCAGGCAGCCTACGCCAGCACCTTTCCGAACTCGGGCGCGGTGATCAAGTTCACCAGCGGCAATGACTACGAGGTGTACGCCCAGCCGTACTCGGCGAACAGCAAGTCGATTGCCACGGGCACCATGGCCACTGGCGCGACGTCGATCACGGCTGCCGGGGTGACCTTCGATGTGAGCGGCGCGCCGGGGGCGGGTGATCAGTTTTCCGTGAGTGCCACCAGCAACAAGAACATGAACGCCCTGGACACGCTGGGCCAACTGCGCAAGGCGCTGGAAACTCCGGCCGATGGCGACCCGGTGGCTATGAACAAGCTCAAGGACGTGATCAATACCTCCATCGGTAACCTGGCCAACGCTTCGGCGCAGATTGACCAGGTGCGTGGCTCGATTGGTGCGCGCCAGAACGCGCTGGATATCCAGAGCCAGGAAAACACCAGTTTGGGGCTGGCCAACACCTCCACCATGTCATCGCTGGCGAACGTCGACATGGGCCAGGCGGCCATTGATCTGACATTGCAGCAGACCATGCTGCAGGCTTCGCAGCTGGCGTTTGTGAAGATCTCCCAGTTGAGCCTGTTCAGCCGCATGTAA